The Arachis ipaensis cultivar K30076 chromosome B07, Araip1.1, whole genome shotgun sequence genome includes a window with the following:
- the LOC110264974 gene encoding uncharacterized protein LOC110264974, whose protein sequence is MHHEHCWIIGSRIRCDKLVYRHLVSENSRISSRLARIRRRIILDGQKRRKRTSLCLRNAPQARSAEQSRVQRRTGANLFDRAEERSKGDGDDGHPRVCIKTGRFKPAQNGSFPYPVTSLNQIGYESGSPVFQSNRPVRSGSYNYDFKTPTMEEREEILSKRILRPVAAHIIKFS, encoded by the exons ATTATAGGATCTAGGATTCGGTGTGACAAATTGGTATACCGACACTTAGTGAG TGAAAATTCAAGGATAAGTTCAAGACTTGCAAGGATTAGGCGTAGAATAATTTTGGACggtcaaaaaagaagaaaaagaacaagtCTTTGTTTACGAAATGCACCTCAAG CAAGAAGTGCAGAACAGAGCAGAGTACAGAGGAGAACTGGAGCTAACCTGTTTGACAGAGCAGAAGAGCGAAGCAAGGGCGA CGGCGATGATGGACACCCGCGGGTCTGTATTAAAACCGGCCGGTTCAAACCGGCCCAAAACGGTTCTTTTCCTTATCCGGTTACATCACTCAACCAGATCGGTTATGAGTCCGGTTCACCGGTTTTTCAGTCGAACcgaccggtccggtccggttcttacaactatgatTTCAAGACACCTACAATGGAGGAAAGAGAAGAAATATTGTCAAAGAGAATTTTGCGGCCGGTAGCAGCTCATATAATCAAGTTCTCTTGA